The Solanum lycopersicum chromosome 6, SLM_r2.1 genome has a window encoding:
- the LOC104647900 gene encoding uncharacterized protein, with translation MRLCCGKVSDSEAAEVTTFDKWLLQIGDGSFYSDVDNDLIKVPTDICIMPSNDPIGSIVDAVYPSLLQKYNDPTYLQEREILTPKNEMVHELNDTIMKMIQGEGRTYFSSDNVCKSSVNTNDEDLLYPTEFLNSLRFPGIPNHEVQLKVGTPVMLLRNLNQSEGLCNGTRLIVTHLGNWSISANIISGKNIGSKVTIPRIIMSPNDSKWPFKLNIRQLPVTPCFAMTINKSQGQSLNRVGLYLPKQVSRLNGTSIIGAELINF, from the exons ATGCGACTTTGTTGTGGAAAAGTATCTGATTCTGAAGCCGCTGAAGTTACTACTTTCGACAAATGGTTGTTACAAATTGGGGATGGATCCTTTTATAGTGATGTTGACAATGACCTTATTAAAGTGCCTACTGATATATGTATAATGCCATCCAATGATCCAATTGGATCAATCGTCGACGCAGTTTACCCGTCCCTCTTGCAAAAGTACAATGACCCAACATATTTGCAAGAAAGAGAAATACTTACTCCTAAAAATGAAATGGTCCATGAATTGAATGATACAATTATGAAAATGATTCAAGGTGAAGGAAGAACATATTTTAGCTCTGACAATGTGTGTAAATCAAGTGTGAACACTAATGATGAAGATCTATTGTACCCAACGGAATTTTTAAATAGCTTAAGATTTCCTGGAATTCCTAATCATGAAGTACAATTAAAAGTAGGAACTCCAGTTATGCTTCTGAGGAATCTAAATCAAAGTGAAGGACTATGCAACGGAACAAGATTGATTGTCACACATCTTGGTAACTGGTCTATTAGTGCAAATATCATCTCCGGAAAAAACATTGGCTCGAAAGTAACAATACCAAGAATTATTATGTCTCCTAATGATTCAAAGTGGCCATTCAAGTTAAACATACGTCAACTTCCTGTAACACCATGTTTCGCTATGACAATTAATAAAAGTCAAGGACAGTCTCTCAACCGTGTTGGATTATATCTTCCTAAACAA GTCTCTCGTCTTAATGGCACTTCAATAATAGGAGCTGAATTGATCAATTTCTGA
- the LOC112941712 gene encoding uncharacterized protein gives MGGRVDGSINHSKEPYVFRMCGQNYHRIESLLPEIGKRPQFAQLYIYDTENEINNRMNCLLEGDIDPEIVQGLSVMLEEHNILVKTFRMARDRYKEHHECEFRLRLLSNRTTDGRQYNLPTTSEVAGLIVGGLTEENFQRDIIVEHRKNGLQRISDLHPSFMSMTYPLIHPYGEDGYRVGINLGDVINKTYKRQKLTMRDFYCFRIQQRLNEGKTLLLAGRLLQQYNVDGYMAIEEERFRYIRNNQSKLRADLYSGLMDAILRGDSDCSLVGKTVILPSSHTGGPRYRAQNYQDAMAICRWAGYPDLFLTFTCNPKWPEINEMLRLIEQSGDDNRVDIICRVFQIKLFQLMQDLKKQQPFGKIIACLYTIEFQKRGLPHAHILLFLHPTLKSPSIDHINTMITAEIPNMEVDPDDYKAVKNYMMHGPCGDLNPGCPCMKQGKCTKRFPKKFNNQKTFDADGFPIYRRRNTGTEVNKNNVFLDNRYVVPYNRNLIVKFDAHINVELCSYSRSVKYLFKYVNKGSDKATIGIERSDTPTVRDEIKRYLDCRCISATEACWRIFSFDIHHRQPAVERLPFHLQGENTIVFQEERCPESILNRPDIVKTKFTEWFEANKEYEDARELTYSNFPTRWVWDATCKRWTRRKKGKSVGRIYFAHPASGERFYMRMLLNFVKGSTYFESIRTINGVRYDTYKEACYALGLLEDDKEWNDCLAEAACWASGNELRNLFVTILIHCQVSDSSKLWRSNYEILSEDITSLQLKRFQLEDLKLNEKQLESYTLFEIETILLKIGKSLKDIHGMPLPDSTLMNDTGNRLINEELEYDKGFLKEVHDKSFALLNDYQNIAYEAVIKSVVNEEGRLFFYKWAWWYREDIFMEYNNFQAEIRIKNSSSSFYFWNSRFVITKWQDSTFTIPYSFGH, from the exons ATGGGTGGCCGAGTTGATGGATCTATCAATCACTCAAAGGAGCCATACGTTTTCAGGATGTGTGGTCAGAATTATCATCGTATAGAATCTTTATTGCCTGAAATTGGTAAAAGACCCCAGTTTGCTcagctatatatatatgatactgAAAATGAGATAAACAACAGAATGAATTGTCTGCTAGAAGGAGACATTGATCCTGAAATTGTTCAGGGCTTATCAGTAATGTTGGAGGAGCATAATATATTGGTTAAAACATTTCGAATGGCTAGAGATAGATATAAAGAGCATCATGAATGTGAATTTCGCCTACGTCTCCTATCTAATAGGACAACGGATGGTCGACAATATAATTTACCCACAACTTCTGAAGTAGCTGGATTAATAGTGGGTGGTCTTACGGAAGAAAACTTCCAGCGAGATATTATTGTAGAGCATAGGAAAAATGGACTTCAAAGAATCTCTGATCTACATCCAAGTTTTATGTCTATGACATATCCACTAATACACCCTTATGGTGAAGATGGATATAGAGTTGGAATAAATTTGGGAGATGTCATCAACAAGACTTACAAGCGACAAAAATTAACAATGAGAGACTTCTATTGCTTTAGAATACAACAAAGACTTAACGAGGGTAAGACTCTCTTGCTTGCCGGTAGACTATTACAACAATACAATGTTGACGGTTACATGGCAATCGAGGAAGAAAGATTTCGTTATATTCGGAATAATCAATCAAAACTCAGAGCTGATCTTTACTCTGGCTTAATGGATGCCATTCTTCGTGGTGATTCAGATTGTTCTTTGGTAGGAAAAACAGTTATCTTACCTTCATCTCACACCGGAGGACCTCGCTATCGGGCACAAAATTATCAAGATGCAATGGCAATTTGCAGGTGGGCTGGATATCCAGATTTGTTCCTCACTTTCACATGCAATCCAAAGTGGCCCGAAATAAATGAAATGCTTCGCTTAATAGAACAATCTGGTGATGATAACAGGGTGGACATTATATGCAGAGTCTTCCAAATCAAGTTATTCCAATTAATGCAAGATCTGAAAAAGCAACAAccttttggaaaaataattgcAT GTTTATATACAATTGAGTTTCAGAAAAGAGGACTACCTCATGCACATATACTACTCTTCCTGCATCCTACATTAAAAAGTCCATCTATAGATCATATCAACACAATGATAACAGCTGAAATACCCAATATGGAAGTAGACCCGGATGATTATAAAGCTGTAAAGAACTACATGATGCATGGACCTTGTGGAGACCTCAATCCAGGATGCCCATGTATGAAGCAAGGAAAATGCACCAAGCGTTTTCCAAAGAAGTTCAATAATCAAAAAACTTTTGATGCAGATGGGTTCCCAATTTATAGGAGAAGAAACACAGGTACTGaagtcaataaaaataatgtctttTTAGATAACAGATATGTCGTCCCTTATAACAGAAATTTGATTGTCAAATTTGATGCACATATAAATGTTGAGTTGTGCAGTTACTCGAGATCAGTGAAGTACCTATTTAAATATGTGAATAAGGGATCTGATAAAGCAACAATTGGTATAGAACGCTCAGATACTCCCACAGTACGTGATGAGATCAAAAGATATCTAGATTGTAGATGCATATCAGCTACAGAAGCTTGCTGGAGGATCTTTTCGTTTGACATACATCATAGACAGCCAGCAGTTGAGCGTTTGCCATTCCATTTACAAGGAGAAAACACCATAGTATTCCAAGAAGAAAGGTGTCCTGAAAGCATACTAAACAGACCCGATAtagtaaaaacaaaattcacGGAATGGTTTGAGGCAAACAAAGAATATGAGGATGCGCGAGAGCtaacatattcaaattttcctacACGTTGGGTCTGGGATGCAACATGCAAAAGATGGACTAGAAGAAAAAAGGGGAAGTCAGTTGGTAGAATTTACTTCGCACATCCTGCAAGCGGGGAAAGATTTTACATGAGAATGCTACTTAATTTTGTCAAAGGAAGCACTTATTTTGAAAGCATCAGAACAATTAATGGAGTCCGGTATGATACTTATAAGGAGGCATGCTACGCATTGGGATTATTGGAGGATGATAAAGAATGGAATGACTGCTTGGCTGAAGCTGCATGTTGGGCATCAGGAAATGAGTTGAGAAATCTGTTTGTGACGATACTAATTCACTGTCAAGTGTCTGATTCGTCCAAACTTTGGAGGAGCAACTATGAAATTTTATCAGAAGATATAACATCATTACAACTAAAGAGATTTCAATTGGAAGATTTAAAGTTAAATGAAAAACAACTTGAATCATATACGTTGTTTGAGATAGAAACCATACTTCTGAAGATAGGAAAAAGTTTGAAAGACATACATGGAATGCCACTTCCAGATTCCACTTTGATGAATGACACAGGTAATCGCCTTATCAATGAGGAACTAGAATATGACAAAGGTTTCTTAAAGGAAGTACATGATAAATCATTCGCTCTTTTAAATGATTATCAAAACATAGCTTATGAAGCAGTAATAAAATCAGTTGTTAATGAAGAAGGAcgcttatttttttataaatgggCATGGTGGTACCGGGAAGACATTTTTATGGAATACAATAATTTCCAGGCTGAGATCAGAATCAAAAATAGTTCTTCTAGTTTCTACTTCTGGAATAGCCGCTTTGTTATTACCAAATGGCAGGACAGCACATTCACGATTCCATATTCCTTTGGACATTAG